ggctaagagtattattttattatattttgcaAAATATAAAGTCTAGattgtcatttaataaaataGAAGGGTCGATAGGTAACTTTTGCACAAGACAGAGTCCAAAATATTATTTACTTTTAGCAAAAAGTAACCAAAGCAATAAGTATTTTTCTATTAATGTTGATTTTGCTTATAATTATGATTCAATAAATTCTTTTTAATCTAAAAGTTACTAGAAAGTATTAAAAAAAAGTCAtgttttagaaaataattaaaaaataagccACACTTTAAATAGTAACCAAAATAATATATTAccaaaaagtaattaaaataataaattaccTTAATATAACTAAAATAATAAGTCACATTATAATTTTTGGTAATCAAAATAATAAGTTACAAAAAAGTAACTAAAATCATTAAATCACGTTTTATTTTGTATCTAATAGGTGGAAATTTGTTAGAAAGTGGCAACTTTTAATTGTATTTTCTCCTTTTAGGTGATGAGTTGTTAGGGATAAATAAATATAATGAGGTTATCTTTATTAGGCCTACATTATTAGTGctcaaaatatcattttattagtcttaaattttaaaataaattaagtattaattaatatttttatagatttattgtaatatatttcataattaaaaatattaatttaaatttaatttgtgtttaattttcaggaattAGAATGCATTTGAGcataaataataaagaaataaatatttgaaatctgaaaaaaaaaatgaagaaaatgacatttttgatgTAAAGTAGTCCAGACCCGTTTGGCCCAAACCCAACAATCTGGCCCTGCCAGCCCCCACAACACCAAGTGGCGCCTTCGCAGCGCGCCACGCGACGCCTCAGCCCGGCAACACCCGATTTGGACCCTTGTGACCCGCCTCGCTGCCCGACTCGGACCCGCTTGCTAGCCTCCCTGCAACCTGCACGCGCGCTAGTTGGAGCGCCACCATTGGCCACTCGCCTAACGCGCCAGCTGCTACAGCTCCTTTTGTGCACGTCTCGATCTCCGTGTGAGCCACTTTCAGCACTCCAAGCCTCCTAGCTTACATGCATTAGTCTACAACCTAATAATAATCATAACACTAAacctaatattaataataataattttgatttttaaatcagattttattattaatattttagttttattttgtaaaccccaaatttaGTTAATTTGTATTTTAACCCCTTCTaagactctataaatatgagctaATTTTCTTAGTTTTGATGTATAATTTTTGGAGTACTATAACAAAATTTCCTCacttttcttctcatatttttttATAGAATTTTTGTAAGAATGATGTGCATAATTGCCTAATCTTCTTAGAAGGATAGAGATGATCCCATATGCAAAGTgatgttatttatatttttgattcaatatatgtgtttttaaagtttatacatttgaTTTGAGTATTTATGTTTTTCTATCATCTTTATTTATTGTTGCTAATATTATAAATAGAGTTACTCAtgtttttttaaatgtaattaaagttagtataaataatattgatgcttagttttatgttcaatcttttattgcattatagTCTAATGGTATATTGTCActcttagatttttcataaaattaacatattgCTTCAAAAGTAAGAACATATTTGCTCAAATAAGTTGTTGTGAAACAATCATGCCCTTTAATGTTAAATCATTCAAATAggtagttgggatgtgaactatttgttTATGTAAATTTTATGAATAAAAGATCTAAATAGCTAAACAATATAGGTGACTCTTGATACTTTTCTATTATCTAATCTTGGattacatcttatttttatttgctttacTTTACCATCAAATTCTCAaacaaaaaatcataaatttatttcccttatttttcactaactttttgtttttatttttccattaatatttttgtttatagtTATCTCATTATGGAATCAACCGTTTATCTATACTACAATCACCACTTAGTGAATGCACGTTTTTGAGTGTTAATCACTACACAAAATATACAAAACCCAACCCAACTTGCAAAATCCACGCGACCTAATATTATTCTACTTGAATACCTGCTCgtcttattattttttaattatgataTAGGATGTTGGACACCCTAAAATGCCTTATAACAATGCTCTTAATATTTGGTAAGAGAGAAGATTGATTGCTTTTGtaaatttttcatcatttttactAATTATTGTATATATGGAGTAGCTTTTCTATCATAGTGCAGACTTTAGCATTTATAAATTAGGAACAAAAATCTAATGTACCATGAATTTGAAGTCCGAGTCAAAGACATCCAAAACACGTTTTTTGTCCGGACCAGTGCTTGCAACAATAATTAGCACCTTTATTACATAATGGTGGCACAATTCTAAGCAAAACGTGAAAACATATTTCTGTTGTCTTcaaacatttaaattaaattcAAACACAAAATTTATCAGTGTCCGTAGGTTAAAATTCAttctaataattaaatatatatatatttaatcaacttaaattaacaAACTCTTAGCCCATTACCCTTGGGCGGGTTGGGAGAGTTTTGGTCATCATGGTCAAGACTGGTAGTTCAAATCTCCCGAGTTCAAAAATGAATATTATGTACATTTTATACATTGTCTTATTTTAATGATAATGGTTGATGTCTCATTTTATAGTGGTATTGCTAGTCTCTCTCCTTGCGAGTTATTCAACAATTCTTCCCAAAATTATGTTAAAATATCTCTACAAATGAAGTGTGTACGACTTGAGAATTTCTAATACAGAAAGTTAGAGTTCATCGTAGTATATACtacattataatattttgtattgtAACATATAATGATGTCAAAAATAAAATATCCGTAAGTAATCATACACAGTACAAACCTCATTGACACACATATATAACCTTAATACCAAATTGGTTTACAACATGTGCATATAACTTATATAATACATGAAAAAATAGTCATTAGATAATGACTttggatttaaatgattatttcaATAAAATTCTATTTATATTGACTTTTGAGTTGGGGTATTTTGACAAAGTAAGATGCTAACAGTAATCTTAATTAATTGCAAGAATGAAGAAGCTTTAAGGATAGGAATATCTATAAAGAAAGTGGCTAATGTGAAAGCATGAAGGCATACTTCAAACGTGGCCAGAACTAGAAACAAGAAAGCTTATATGTAAATGTAATCCAGATGAGAACTAGAAGGGTCCCAAGAGATCCAACAATTTGAGTCAAAAAGATTTTCTTACTTTACTTTTGTTTATCTCTGTGTCTAATATATTATATACATTATTCACTCTATTCCAAAATGAGGCCTGGTTAAATCAATCCATGACCTTTATATAGTAAGATTCCATTGGCTGCTTACAAAAGATGGCAACAAAACACGGTGGCTACTGGCTAtggaaacaaaaaaaattgaaattgggaCCCATAACCAACATCACAGGCTCCCTCATCTAGGGCCCAACCTGGTACATTTCTCACTCCCACATGTGCCTACATCAGTCTattacatctctctctctctctctctctgccaCCAAAGTTTGCTTCTGCTGCAGCTCTGCTGTTTCCATGTCACCACTCGTTGCAGCAAACAAAGCTAAGAAGcccctttttctctctctttgtcACTCTTTTTTGAGCTTAGATAGAGTTATCTGAAGCTTGAACTCTCTTTCTagcaaaagataaagaaaacccACAAGGGTAAGGCTAAAAGGGAAGCTGTGACTGAGACTTTGGGGGATCCAATGCCCTCAGCTCTGCCCTGTCCTTGCTTCTTCTTGTTCTACTTGATTCTCCTTCTGGGTTCGTTAAGTGTTGGTTTGGCTGGTGATCCCTATGTCTACTATGATTGGTCCGTTTCGTACATCAATGCCTCCCCACTTGGACCCAAACAGAAGGTTCTTTCTTTCCCTTTCaatttctctcattttttttataatgcaATTCCTtaattctttttctcttttggttaatttttttttggtaccCAATTGAGATATGCCTAGTTAGTCGAAATCCagcttaattttttgttttttatgccGGAGTATGATGCCTTTTAAGTTCTTTTCTTGGTTATCTTTTGACAGTTTAGTGGGAATGCACCACCCCTTTGTAagctatttttaatttttgtggCACAGAAGATCtggattttttgtttttgttttgtgttttctttttttacaAGATAGGGAAAAAAGAATATGAAAATGAGATTCCTATACAGTATTTTTGTCTGCTTGAACAATTTTCCTTTCATGGGTATGTTTGCTTTCTTTTGTTGGTTATTTAGGTGTGTCGGCAACTTGATTATGTGTAGTGTACTGTTTTTTAAAGAGTACGAGAAATTAATCTGGCTTTTTACTTCATTTTGAGCAGCATTACCTTTTAAGTCTCTGTTTATCTCCTTTTGCTCCAGTATTTTACTATGTAAGACTTAAGCATTTGAGGCTAGTGATAAAATGACATTGGCTGTTTCATTATTCTAGGTTATTGGGATAAACGGGCAGTTTCCAGGACCAATTCTCAACGTCACTACCAACTGGAATGTTGTTGTTAATGTCAAGAATAACCTCGATGAGCCATTGCTTATTACATGGTATAATGTCCGTGTGCTATTAACATATGAGAGTTGTTTTTAATGTTGACAAATTCAAATGTATACTTTTTTTTTGCATAATGTTTAAATGCAGGAATGGAATACAGCACAGGAAAAACTCTTGGCAAGACGGTGTGTCGGGGACTAATTGTCCAATCCCGGCTGGTTGGAATTGGACATATGATTTTCAGGTGAAAGATCAGATAGGGAGTTTCTTTTACTTCCCTTCCCTAAACTTTCAAAGAGCTGCAGGAGGGTATGGGGGGGTCATTATAAACAACAGAGCAGTTATTCCACTACCTTTTCTGGTGCCAGATGGAGATATTACACTCTTTATTAGTGACTGGTATACAAAGAGTCATAAAGTGAGTTTATGTCTTGTTACTACATCTATTACTGAATTCTTTCTCTTGGCTTTATTGGGTATGAGACTGATGTTTATGGGGTAACAGGAACTGAGAAAAGATGTTGAAAATGGAATTGCCCTTGGAGTTCCTGATGGTATTACTATAAGTGGACATGGTCCCTTTCGATATGATGAGGCACTTGTTCCAGCAGGAAATCCTTTCCTTCTAGTAAATGTTGAACCAGGTAAAAAGTAAATAGTATGcctctttttttgtttttctttttggctaTGTAAGGTTTAGTTATGATTGTTAAATTGATTTATGAAGGTAGGCTGTCAATCTCATTGTAACTTTGTCTTGAACAGGAAAAACATACCGTCTACGGGTGCATAATGTCGGTATCTCAACTAGTTTGAATTTCAGGATACAAAACCACAACTTACTTCTTGTTGAGACTGAAGGATCATATACAGTTCAGCAGAACTACTCAAACATGGACATACATGTGGGTCAGTCATATTCATTCTTGGTAACAATGGATCAAAATGCCAGCAGTGACTACTACATTGTTGCCAGCCCTCGTTTTGTCAATTCATCTTCTTGGACTCGAGTAAATGGAGTTGCTGTTTTGCACTACTCAAACTCTCAGGGGCCTGCGTCAGGTCCTCTCCCTGATCCTCCTAATGATTTGGACCCCTATTTCTCAATGAATCAAGCAAGATCCATAAGGTTGTAGCTGAGTATTTTAAAATTACATTCCAGGCTAAAATTTATCTATTTCAAGTACTTCAAATTTAATTCTTTAAAGTGAAGAGGTGCCAAATAAATACTTATCCAATAGCCCAATAATGCTTACCGTTGATTGTTATTGTTGAACTGGCTTATGATTTAATAGTAATTTTCTTTTGGTTCccttaatctttttttttcttcacttgATTCTGGACTGATTAGTATTACACTTTGGTCATGGTGGTGCAATCTTAGATGGAATGTCTCTGCTGGTGCTGCTCGTCCAAACCCACAAGGATCCTTCAAATATGGTCAAATTACCGTCACAGATTTCTATCTGATCACCAACAAACCACCAGAACTTATAAATGAAAAGTGGCGTACTACCCTCAACGGCATTTCATACTTACCACCTTCAACACCCTTGAAGCTTGCTGAACAGTTTAAGATTCCAGGAGTCTACAAGCTTGATTTCCCTAATAAAATTATGAACAGACCTCCCAAGGTTGATACATCTCTAATTAATGGTACTTATAGAGGTTTCATGGAAATCATCCTCCAGAACAACGACACCACTGTTCAGAACTACCATTTGGATGGCTATGCATTTTTTGTAGTGGGGTGAGCTCTTGCTTCTGTTTTTCTTCGCTTGCATTTTTTCCTGTTATGAAATTGGAAAAGTCAGGAACATGAGTTGGGcagtttctcttttttttctgtAGTATGGATTTTGGAGTATGGACAGAAAACAGCAGAAACACTTACAACAAATGGGACGGGGTTGCTCGCAGCACCACACAGGTACTCCTGTCTTGTAACTATAACTGAATTTAACAGTTTGATCAGCAAAACCTCCATTTGATTCTTGTCATGACAATGATGTTTCCTGGGATCAGTAAAATAGTGCGTGGACCAGTTTTTTTTCTCAGCTTTCATAGTGTCTAAATTGAACTCATTAAAGAGAGTTAGTCAAGAGCTTTATTTATATAGAGAATGAGTAGTACAGAGGGGGTAGATATGAAACTAACTACCATATAACAAACTCGTCAGCAGACAAACTAACATAACTAAATAATATTAACAACTAGTGCTTTCAGAAGTGAATCATGTCTTGTTAACAGAATGATTTTTCAACTGGTTACAGGTCTTTCCCGGAGCTTGGACAGCAATTTTGATTTCTCTAGACAATAGTGGCATGTGGAACCTTCGAACAGACAATCTGAACTCATGGTATCTAGGCCAGGAAACGTACATCAGTGTCGTAAACTCTGAGGATGACAAATCTGAGGTTTCTTTGCCTGAAAATGCCATATTTTGTGGTGTACTTTCATCCCTACAGAAGTAAGATTATATTAAACTACAACTTTGCTAGCTTGTTTTGTCTCATTATACTCGCTCATCTGAATTTGAGTTGGCAGATACAATCTTAATCTAGTGGTCAATCTGAACTCTACTAATACATCTAGTGTTTCTTCAATGTGCAGAGATCAGGCTCAGAGATTCAAGTTTTCTAGTGCACCATCAACAATATCATATGCAAGCAGAGCATTTTTGGTAATGTTGATTATAGTTTCTGCAGCTTTTATTGGGTAATCAAGGGTGGAAAAGTTTTGTATAATTTAGTTAAGTACCCAAATTAGTAGAATGGTAAAGCCACAAGGGCTCCAATTTATTGGTGTAGAAATGGAAAGAACACATTGGATGGAACATGTATTATAGTAATTTTAGTATTTCAAAGCACGCATGTTTGTTTGTAATTCATTTGAATACACTATAAAAAAGGAGTATTCAATCGAGAATTTAGTATGGATATATACTGCTCTGGGGTGGTTTATGATGCTCTTTTACATTTGTTACTATGTTGAAATTGAAATAATCATTTTTGACTTAAGGTATCGGAAATGTACTTATTTTAATCAAGAACACATTAAGTGATTAATTGAGTTAATAAATGTGAATTCAAAGGTAAAGTT
The genomic region above belongs to Humulus lupulus chromosome 1, drHumLupu1.1, whole genome shotgun sequence and contains:
- the LOC133785945 gene encoding monocopper oxidase-like protein SKU5 isoform X2, which translates into the protein MPSALPCPCFFLFYLILLLGSLSVGLAGDPYVYYDWSVSYINASPLGPKQKVIGINGQFPGPILNVTTNWNVVVNVKNNLDEPLLITWNGIQHRKNSWQDGVSGTNCPIPAGWNWTYDFQVKDQIGSFFYFPSLNFQRAAGGYGGVIINNRAVIPLPFLVPDGDITLFISDWYTKSHKELRKDVENGIALGVPDGITISGHGPFRYDEALVPAGNPFLLVNVEPGKTYRLRVHNVGISTSLNFRIQNHNLLLVETEGSYTVQQNYSNMDIHVGQSYSFLVTMDQNASSDYYIVASPRFVNSSSWTRVNGVAVLHYSNSQGPASGPLPDPPNDLDPYFSMNQARSIRWNVSAGAARPNPQGSFKYGQITVTDFYLITNKPPELINEKWRTTLNGISYLPPSTPLKLAEQFKIPGVYKLDFPNKIMNRPPKVDTSLINGTYRGFMEIILQNNDTTVQNYHLDGYAFFVVGFSFFSVVWILEYGQKTAETLTTNGTGLLAAPHRSFPELGQQF
- the LOC133785945 gene encoding monocopper oxidase-like protein SKU5 isoform X1, whose product is MPSALPCPCFFLFYLILLLGSLSVGLAGDPYVYYDWSVSYINASPLGPKQKVIGINGQFPGPILNVTTNWNVVVNVKNNLDEPLLITWNGIQHRKNSWQDGVSGTNCPIPAGWNWTYDFQVKDQIGSFFYFPSLNFQRAAGGYGGVIINNRAVIPLPFLVPDGDITLFISDWYTKSHKELRKDVENGIALGVPDGITISGHGPFRYDEALVPAGNPFLLVNVEPGKTYRLRVHNVGISTSLNFRIQNHNLLLVETEGSYTVQQNYSNMDIHVGQSYSFLVTMDQNASSDYYIVASPRFVNSSSWTRVNGVAVLHYSNSQGPASGPLPDPPNDLDPYFSMNQARSIRWNVSAGAARPNPQGSFKYGQITVTDFYLITNKPPELINEKWRTTLNGISYLPPSTPLKLAEQFKIPGVYKLDFPNKIMNRPPKVDTSLINGTYRGFMEIILQNNDTTVQNYHLDGYAFFVVGMDFGVWTENSRNTYNKWDGVARSTTQVFPGAWTAILISLDNSGMWNLRTDNLNSWYLGQETYISVVNSEDDKSEVSLPENAIFCGVLSSLQKDQAQRFKFSSAPSTISYASRAFLVMLIIVSAAFIG